Proteins encoded in a region of the Spirochaetaceae bacterium genome:
- the coaD gene encoding pantetheine-phosphate adenylyltransferase, with amino-acid sequence MQVIFPGTFDPPTNGHLDLMRRATQMFGRVVVVIAVHPRKAALFTAEERLAMVNALVDDLPNTEVHVWNGLIVEFARRTGITTLLRGVRALSDFEYEFELSMMNKALYPAIETIFLPTDQKYFVLRSSGIKEVAGLGGDVSAMVPEVVARALAAKLAPAAVPDRP; translated from the coding sequence ATGCAAGTGATCTTCCCCGGCACCTTCGATCCGCCGACCAACGGCCATCTCGACCTGATGCGGCGCGCCACGCAGATGTTCGGCCGGGTGGTCGTGGTGATCGCCGTGCACCCGCGAAAGGCGGCGCTGTTCACTGCCGAGGAGCGGCTCGCAATGGTCAACGCGCTGGTAGACGACCTGCCCAATACCGAGGTGCACGTGTGGAACGGCCTGATCGTGGAGTTCGCCCGCCGGACGGGAATCACCACGCTGCTGCGCGGCGTGCGCGCGCTGTCCGACTTCGAGTACGAGTTCGAGCTGTCGATGATGAACAAGGCGCTGTATCCCGCCATCGAGACCATCTTTCTGCCGACCGATCAAAAGTACTTCGTGCTGCGCTCGTCCGGCATCAAGGAGGTAGCCGGGCTCGGCGGCGACGTCAGCGCCATGGTGCCGGAGGTGGTGGCGCGCGCCCTGGCCGCCAAGCTCGCACCGGCCGCCGTCCCGGACCGCCCCTGA
- the rpmF gene encoding 50S ribosomal protein L32: MASIGPKRKHSKARSRRRRAVNMRIALPSIIECPQCGSRMVMHRVCHACGHYRGRQVLKPDELA; the protein is encoded by the coding sequence ATGGCGTCAATAGGGCCGAAACGAAAACACTCCAAGGCGCGGAGTCGTCGGAGGCGCGCGGTAAACATGCGCATTGCCCTGCCGAGCATCATCGAGTGTCCCCAGTGCGGCAGTCGGATGGTTATGCACCGGGTGTGCCATGCCTGCGGACACTATCGAGGACGGCAGGTGCTGAAGCCCGACGAGTTGGCCTGA
- the acpP gene encoding acyl carrier protein: MDEQLFDKMKKLIADRLEIDEGKITLDSSFRQDLGADSLDTYELVYAIEEELGITIPDEKANEFETVKDALAFIESQISGK, translated from the coding sequence ATGGATGAACAGCTCTTCGACAAGATGAAGAAGCTCATAGCCGACCGCCTCGAGATCGACGAGGGCAAGATTACGCTCGACTCGTCGTTTCGACAGGACCTGGGTGCGGACAGCCTGGATACCTACGAGTTGGTGTATGCCATCGAAGAGGAACTGGGCATTACGATACCCGACGAGAAGGCCAACGAGTTCGAGACCGTAAAGGACGCACTGGCCTTTATCGAGTCGCAGATCAGCGGCAAGTAG
- a CDS encoding HD domain-containing protein: MKRFARPFADRGLQCWLVGGAVRDLLMRRTPGDFDIATDAHPDQVGRLFRHVIPTGVRHGTVTVLFDGRQLEVTTFRTESGYHDGRRPDRVEFAPTIEQDLSRRDFTINGIAMEVPSGRIVDPFDGRADLKRGLIRAIGDPEERFAEDGLRPLRACRIAAQLGFRVDAATREAVAGSLEVVRRVAAERIGAEIERIVLAPRPSVGLRLMEETGLLALLLPELHRCAGVEQRPPPGRGSDEPQFDVLTHSLAACDASDPVPVLRWAALLHDIGKAITLVRDADGTLTFHNHDRESARMTRDIFDRLRYPHALRDEVAHLVALHMFQYDEHWSDAAVRRFVARVGRDRLDDLLALRRADQMGRYGAAHHGRLTPRLVALASRVDAVMAQSEALTVRDLAVNGNDLMAELDLAPGPVLGVLLRELLEAVLDDPALNRRDALLTIAANFYRERLAGAEGSAPSAGSRA; encoded by the coding sequence GTGAAACGGTTCGCACGCCCCTTTGCCGACCGCGGTCTGCAGTGCTGGCTGGTGGGCGGCGCCGTGCGCGACCTGCTCATGCGCCGCACGCCGGGCGACTTCGACATCGCCACCGACGCCCACCCCGACCAGGTAGGGCGCCTGTTCCGCCACGTCATTCCCACCGGCGTGCGGCACGGCACCGTGACCGTGCTGTTCGACGGCCGCCAACTGGAAGTGACCACGTTTCGCACCGAGTCCGGGTATCACGACGGCCGCCGCCCGGACCGCGTGGAGTTCGCGCCGACCATCGAGCAGGATCTGAGCCGGCGCGACTTCACCATCAACGGCATCGCCATGGAGGTGCCGAGCGGACGCATCGTGGATCCGTTCGACGGGCGCGCCGACCTGAAGCGCGGGCTGATCCGCGCCATCGGCGATCCGGAGGAGCGGTTCGCCGAGGATGGCCTGCGCCCCCTGCGCGCCTGCCGCATCGCGGCGCAGCTCGGCTTTCGCGTCGATGCGGCGACCCGAGAGGCGGTTGCCGGCAGCCTGGAGGTAGTGCGCCGGGTCGCCGCCGAGCGCATCGGCGCCGAGATCGAGCGCATCGTGCTTGCCCCGCGCCCCTCGGTCGGCCTGCGGCTGATGGAGGAGACCGGGTTGCTCGCGCTGCTGCTCCCGGAACTGCACCGCTGTGCGGGGGTGGAGCAGCGCCCGCCGCCCGGACGCGGCAGCGACGAGCCGCAGTTCGACGTGCTCACCCACTCGCTGGCCGCTTGCGACGCCAGCGACCCGGTGCCGGTGTTGCGCTGGGCGGCGTTGCTGCACGACATCGGCAAGGCCATCACCCTGGTACGCGACGCCGACGGCACCCTCACGTTCCATAACCACGACCGCGAGTCCGCGCGCATGACGCGCGACATATTCGACCGCCTGCGTTACCCGCACGCGCTGCGCGACGAGGTGGCCCACCTGGTGGCGCTGCACATGTTCCAGTATGACGAACACTGGTCGGACGCCGCGGTGCGCCGCTTCGTCGCGCGCGTCGGGCGCGACCGGCTGGATGACCTGCTGGCGCTGCGCCGCGCGGATCAGATGGGCCGCTACGGCGCCGCCCACCACGGCCGGCTGACGCCGCGGCTGGTCGCGCTGGCGTCCCGCGTGGACGCGGTGATGGCGCAGAGCGAAGCGCTCACGGTGCGCGACCTCGCCGTGAACGGCAACGACCTCATGGCCGAACTGGACCTGGCGCCGGGTCCGGTGCTCGGCGTGCTGTTGCGCGAGTTGCTGGAGGCGGTGCTCGACGACCCGGCCCTGAACCGGCGCGATGCCCTGCTCACCATCGCGGCCAACTTCTACCGCGAGCGCCTGGCGGGGGCGGAGGGCAGCGCGCCGTCAGCCGGCAGCCGGGCCTGA
- the rnc gene encoding ribonuclease III has product MPFIGRGKNRASHVRGLPADAARRTALRRLQRQAGIRFRDLSLLNLALCHRSYAHEAGAHGSGGSGGGTGESVNNEKLEFLGDAVLGLAISDELFTTSGRRTEGDLARVKSFVVSEAALHHWAMRLDLSSYVLIGRGEELTGGRTKKAILADAMEAVIGAYYLDSGAAAAHEFVLRSLRPEIGRVASNTHRQDFKTLLQQLAQKRYHSHPRYRVVKREGPDHDRTFWIAVQLAGHTYGPGSGKNKKAAEQQAAARAYAALTGRPGNGAGRSGPAAG; this is encoded by the coding sequence ATGCCGTTCATCGGCCGCGGCAAGAATCGCGCCTCCCACGTCCGCGGGTTGCCGGCAGACGCCGCGCGCCGGACCGCGTTGCGCCGGCTGCAGCGACAAGCCGGCATACGCTTCCGAGACCTCTCCCTGCTCAACCTCGCCTTGTGCCACCGCTCGTATGCGCACGAGGCCGGTGCGCACGGAAGCGGCGGAAGTGGAGGCGGCACCGGGGAGAGCGTCAACAATGAGAAGCTGGAGTTTCTCGGCGACGCGGTGCTCGGTCTGGCGATCAGCGACGAGCTGTTCACCACCAGCGGGCGGCGCACCGAGGGCGATCTGGCGCGCGTCAAGTCGTTCGTGGTGAGCGAGGCCGCGCTGCACCACTGGGCGATGCGGCTCGACCTGTCGTCCTACGTGCTGATTGGCCGCGGCGAGGAACTCACCGGCGGCCGCACCAAGAAGGCGATTCTGGCCGATGCGATGGAGGCGGTCATCGGCGCCTACTACCTCGACTCCGGCGCCGCCGCGGCGCACGAGTTCGTGCTGCGCTCGTTGCGTCCCGAGATCGGGCGCGTCGCCAGCAACACTCACCGCCAGGACTTCAAGACGCTGCTCCAGCAGTTGGCCCAGAAGCGCTACCACAGCCACCCGCGCTACCGGGTCGTCAAGCGCGAGGGCCCCGACCACGACCGCACCTTCTGGATCGCGGTACAGCTCGCCGGCCACACCTACGGCCCCGGCTCCGGCAAGAACAAGAAAGCGGCCGAGCAGCAGGCCGCGGCCCGTGCCTACGCCGCCCTGACCGGCCGCCCCGGCAACGGCGCAGGCCGCTCAGGCCCGGCTGCCGGCTGA